From the genome of Streptomyces sp. V1I1, one region includes:
- a CDS encoding acetylornithine transaminase, whose protein sequence is MSNQEFAQRWQGVMTDNYGTPKLSLVRGEGAKVWDADGVEYTDFVGGIAVNALGHAHPAVVGAVSRQIASLGHVSNLYVAEPPVALAERLIQLVGRPGRVFFCNSGAEANEAAFKIGRLTGRKHMVATHGGFHGRTMGSLALTGQPGKQEPFLPLPGDVTHVEYGDAEALRAVVTEETALVIIEPIQGENGVVVPPKGYLEAAREITRATGTLLVLDEVQTGIGRTGHWFEHQAHQGVEPDLVTLAKGLGGGLPIGATIAFGEAAELLKPGQHGTTFGGNPVACAAGLAVLDTLAAGGTLDEVKRLGEKLRDGIESLGHPLVSHVRGAGLLLGIVLTEPLAPQAQQAAQSAGFLVNAPAPDVVRLMPPLVIGEAEVDAFLGALPGVLDAASGDGRSGE, encoded by the coding sequence ATGAGCAACCAGGAATTCGCGCAGCGCTGGCAGGGCGTGATGACCGACAACTACGGCACGCCGAAGCTGTCCCTCGTCCGCGGCGAGGGCGCCAAGGTCTGGGACGCGGACGGCGTCGAGTACACCGACTTCGTCGGCGGCATCGCCGTGAACGCGCTGGGCCACGCCCACCCCGCCGTCGTCGGGGCCGTCTCCCGGCAGATCGCCTCCCTCGGCCATGTCTCCAACCTGTACGTCGCCGAGCCGCCCGTCGCACTGGCGGAGCGCCTCATCCAGCTCGTCGGCCGCCCCGGACGCGTCTTCTTCTGCAACTCGGGCGCGGAGGCCAACGAAGCCGCCTTCAAGATCGGCCGGCTGACGGGCCGTAAGCACATGGTCGCCACCCACGGCGGCTTCCACGGCCGCACCATGGGGTCGCTGGCGCTCACCGGCCAGCCGGGAAAGCAGGAGCCGTTCCTGCCGCTGCCCGGGGACGTCACGCACGTTGAGTACGGAGACGCCGAAGCGCTGCGGGCCGTGGTCACCGAAGAGACCGCGCTTGTGATCATCGAACCGATCCAGGGCGAGAACGGCGTGGTCGTGCCGCCCAAGGGCTATCTGGAGGCCGCCCGGGAGATCACCCGGGCCACCGGCACGCTGCTCGTGCTCGACGAGGTCCAGACGGGCATCGGCCGGACAGGACACTGGTTCGAGCACCAGGCCCACCAGGGCGTCGAGCCCGATCTGGTCACGCTCGCCAAGGGGCTCGGCGGCGGGCTCCCCATCGGCGCGACCATCGCCTTCGGCGAGGCCGCCGAGCTGCTGAAGCCCGGCCAGCACGGCACCACCTTCGGCGGGAACCCGGTCGCCTGCGCCGCCGGACTCGCCGTACTCGACACCCTCGCGGCCGGTGGAACCCTCGACGAGGTCAAGCGCCTCGGCGAGAAACTGCGGGACGGAATCGAATCCCTGGGCCACCCGCTGGTCTCCCATGTCCGTGGCGCGGGCCTGCTGCTGGGTATCGTGCTCACCGAGCCCCTCGCGCCCCAGGCGCAGCAGGCGGCTCAGAGCGCCGGCTTCCTGGTGAACGCGCCTGCCCCCGATGTCGTACGGCTGATGCCTCCACTGGTCATCGGCGAGGCCGAGGTGGACGCGTTCCTCGGGGCCCTGCCCGGCGTTCTCGACGCAGCAAGCGGGGATGGACGATCCGGAGAATGA
- the argH gene encoding argininosuccinate lyase — protein sequence MSSNSGDVRLWGGRFADGPAEALAKLSASVHFDWRLAPYDIAGSRAHARVLHKAGLLTEDELARMLAGLDRLEADVADGSFVGTIADEDVHTALERGLLERLGPDLGGKLRAGRSRNDQVATLFRMYLRDHARIIGGLIADLQDALVGLAEAHPDVAMPGRTHLQHAQPVLFAHHVLAHVQSLSRDAERLRQWDERTAVSPYGSGALAGSSLGLDPESVAKDLGFEHGSVGNSIDGTASRDFVAEFAFITAMIGVNLSRIAEEVIIWNTKEFSFVTLHDAFSTGSSIMPQKKNPDIAELARGKSGRLIGNLTGLLATLKALPLAYNRDLQEDKEPVFDSCDQLEVLLPAFTGMMATLTVNRERMEELAPAGFSLATDIAEWLVKQGVPFRAAHEVAGECVKECEARGIELDQLTDAQFAKISPHLTPDVRKVLNVPGALASRSGRGGTAPSAVAVQLAEVKADLAAQRAWADAKR from the coding sequence GTGAGCAGCAACAGCGGTGACGTCCGGCTCTGGGGCGGCCGTTTCGCCGACGGTCCCGCCGAGGCGCTGGCCAAGCTGTCCGCGTCCGTCCACTTCGACTGGCGGCTCGCGCCGTACGACATCGCGGGGTCCCGCGCCCACGCGCGCGTGCTGCACAAGGCGGGGCTGCTCACCGAGGACGAGCTGGCCCGGATGCTTGCCGGGCTCGACCGGCTCGAAGCGGATGTGGCGGACGGCTCTTTCGTGGGCACGATCGCCGACGAGGACGTGCACACCGCCCTGGAGCGGGGGCTGCTGGAGCGCCTGGGCCCCGACCTCGGTGGCAAGCTGCGGGCCGGGCGCTCGCGGAACGACCAGGTCGCGACGCTCTTCCGGATGTATCTGCGGGACCACGCGCGGATCATCGGGGGCCTGATCGCCGATCTCCAGGACGCGCTGGTGGGTCTGGCCGAGGCGCACCCCGATGTGGCGATGCCGGGCCGTACGCACCTTCAGCACGCGCAGCCGGTGCTCTTCGCGCACCATGTGCTGGCCCATGTCCAGTCGCTGTCCCGGGATGCCGAGCGGCTTCGCCAGTGGGACGAGCGCACGGCGGTCTCCCCGTACGGCTCGGGCGCCCTGGCCGGGTCCTCCCTCGGCCTTGACCCGGAGTCGGTGGCCAAGGACCTCGGCTTCGAGCACGGCTCCGTGGGCAACTCCATCGACGGCACGGCGTCGCGTGACTTCGTCGCCGAGTTCGCCTTCATCACCGCGATGATCGGCGTGAACCTCTCCCGTATCGCGGAGGAGGTCATCATCTGGAACACGAAGGAGTTCTCCTTCGTCACCCTGCACGACGCCTTCTCCACCGGTTCGTCGATCATGCCGCAGAAGAAGAATCCGGACATCGCGGAGCTCGCGCGCGGCAAGTCCGGCCGCCTCATCGGCAACCTGACGGGCTTGCTCGCCACCCTGAAGGCCCTGCCCCTCGCGTACAACCGCGACCTCCAGGAGGACAAGGAGCCGGTTTTCGACTCCTGTGACCAGCTGGAGGTCCTGCTCCCGGCGTTCACCGGCATGATGGCGACGCTCACGGTCAACCGGGAGCGGATGGAAGAGCTTGCCCCGGCCGGCTTCTCTCTCGCCACCGACATCGCCGAGTGGCTGGTCAAGCAGGGTGTGCCGTTCCGGGCCGCGCACGAGGTCGCGGGCGAGTGCGTCAAGGAGTGCGAGGCGCGGGGGATCGAGCTGGACCAGCTGACTGATGCTCAGTTCGCCAAGATTTCTCCGCATCTGACACCAGATGTCCGCAAGGTTCTCAATGTGCCCGGCGCGCTCGCCTCGCGCAGCGGCCGTGGGGGCACGGCGCCCTCCGCGGTGGCCGTCCAACTCGCCGAAGTGAAGGCCGATCTGGCCGCACAGCGGGCGTGGGCGGACGCCAAGCGCTGA
- a CDS encoding alpha/beta fold hydrolase, with protein sequence MRLRTLIRPLVSAVAVAVLGAAGLAASGSASAADTAVAPPGANDWSCKPDAAHPQPVILVNGTFKSMAENWAVLSSRLAAEGYCVFAFDYGDMATAPIPDSAAQLRDFVDTVRSRTGAKRVDLVGHSQGGMMPRYYVKFLGGATKVDDLVGIVPSNHGTSNPLAIAAGATVCPACVDQTAGSPLLTKLNADPEAPAGPDYTQIATRYDEVVVPYTSAYLTGSDRYVTNVLLQDACPVNTSEHDQAPKDAVVAQWVLNALGRSGPADPGFRPDCLPVG encoded by the coding sequence ATGCGTCTGCGCACCCTCATCCGCCCGCTGGTCTCCGCCGTCGCGGTGGCGGTTCTCGGCGCCGCGGGGCTCGCCGCATCCGGATCCGCCTCGGCCGCGGACACCGCCGTCGCCCCGCCCGGTGCGAACGACTGGTCCTGCAAGCCGGACGCGGCACATCCGCAGCCGGTCATCCTGGTCAACGGCACGTTCAAGTCGATGGCCGAGAACTGGGCCGTGCTCTCCTCGCGGTTGGCCGCCGAGGGCTACTGCGTCTTCGCGTTCGACTACGGGGACATGGCCACTGCCCCGATCCCCGACTCGGCGGCACAGTTGCGCGACTTCGTCGACACCGTGCGCAGCCGAACGGGCGCCAAGAGGGTCGACCTCGTCGGCCACAGCCAGGGCGGCATGATGCCGCGCTACTACGTGAAGTTCCTCGGTGGCGCGACAAAGGTCGACGATCTGGTCGGCATCGTGCCGTCCAACCACGGCACCAGCAACCCGCTGGCGATCGCAGCCGGTGCCACCGTCTGCCCGGCCTGTGTGGACCAGACTGCGGGCTCCCCGCTGCTGACGAAGCTCAACGCCGACCCCGAGGCTCCGGCCGGCCCCGACTACACCCAGATCGCGACTCGGTACGACGAGGTCGTGGTGCCGTACACCAGCGCGTATCTCACGGGCTCTGACCGGTACGTCACCAATGTGCTGCTCCAGGACGCCTGTCCGGTCAACACCTCGGAGCACGACCAGGCACCCAAGGATGCGGTCGTCGCCCAGTGGGTGCTCAATGCCCTGGGGCGGTCCGGCCCCGCCGACCCGGGCTTCCGGCCCGACTGCCTGCCCGTCGGCTGA
- a CDS encoding FAD:protein FMN transferase, with amino-acid sequence MPGGPERLRHVEHSMGTVFSFDIRIADSSDSPRVRAGLAAAVAGLHRVDETFSTYRPGSQLSRLARGELSLGDCVSEVAEVLDLCADAERESDGWFTARYAGELDPTGLVKGWAVECAVRMLASSGADSVCLNGGGDIQLYGGPWRVGVSDPLHPGELVTVIEADEGLAVATSGPAERGCHILDPHTRRPPAEVLASMTVVCPGLTHADARATAAYAMGGRARDWLEELPGTEGFAVNADGSTWRTSGFARHTAKLTA; translated from the coding sequence ATGCCCGGCGGCCCAGAGCGCCTGCGCCATGTCGAGCACTCCATGGGCACGGTCTTCTCGTTCGACATCCGTATCGCCGACAGCAGCGACTCTCCCAGGGTGCGCGCCGGACTCGCCGCCGCCGTGGCCGGTCTGCACCGCGTGGACGAGACCTTCTCGACGTACCGTCCGGGCAGCCAGCTCAGCCGGCTCGCCCGCGGCGAACTCTCGCTCGGAGACTGTGTCTCCGAGGTCGCCGAAGTGCTCGATCTGTGCGCGGACGCGGAGCGCGAGAGCGACGGCTGGTTCACCGCCCGGTACGCCGGCGAGCTGGATCCGACCGGTCTGGTCAAGGGCTGGGCGGTGGAGTGCGCGGTCCGCATGCTCGCCTCGTCCGGTGCGGATTCGGTCTGCCTCAACGGAGGCGGCGACATCCAGCTGTACGGCGGCCCCTGGCGGGTGGGCGTCAGTGACCCGCTGCACCCGGGCGAGCTTGTCACGGTGATCGAGGCCGACGAGGGCCTCGCCGTCGCAACATCGGGCCCGGCCGAGCGCGGCTGCCACATTCTCGATCCGCACACCCGCCGGCCTCCCGCCGAAGTCCTGGCGTCGATGACCGTCGTCTGCCCGGGGCTGACCCACGCGGACGCCAGGGCGACCGCCGCGTACGCCATGGGCGGGCGGGCCCGCGACTGGCTGGAGGAGCTGCCCGGCACCGAGGGCTTTGCGGTCAATGCCGACGGCAGCACCTGGCGGACCAGCGGATTCGCCCGGCACACGGCGAAGTTGACTGCCTGA
- a CDS encoding arginine repressor: MTEAQDTEHGGPAVPQTRTARHRRIVDILNRQPVRSQSQLAKLLADNGLSVTQATLSRDLDELGAVKIRNTGGELIYAVPSEGGFRTPHAPLGESAKEERMRRLSGELLISAEASANLVVLRTPPGAAQFLASAIDQAELHDILGTIAGDDTLLLISRDPVGGQALADHLLRLAQNDR; encoded by the coding sequence ATGACCGAGGCGCAGGACACCGAGCACGGCGGGCCCGCCGTTCCGCAGACCCGTACGGCCCGCCACCGCCGGATCGTGGACATCCTCAACCGGCAGCCGGTGCGCTCGCAGAGCCAGCTCGCCAAGCTCCTCGCGGACAACGGACTGAGCGTCACCCAGGCGACTCTCTCCCGCGACCTCGACGAGCTGGGCGCGGTGAAGATCCGCAACACCGGCGGCGAGCTGATCTACGCGGTGCCCAGCGAGGGCGGCTTCCGCACCCCGCATGCCCCGCTCGGTGAGTCGGCGAAGGAGGAGCGCATGCGTCGCCTCTCCGGCGAACTGCTGATCTCGGCCGAGGCGTCGGCCAACCTTGTGGTGCTGCGTACGCCGCCGGGCGCGGCCCAGTTCCTCGCCTCGGCCATCGACCAGGCCGAACTGCACGACATCCTCGGCACCATCGCGGGCGACGACACGCTGCTGCTCATCAGCCGCGACCCGGTGGGCGGTCAGGCGCTCGCGGACCATCTGCTGCGCCTGGCCCAGAACGACCGCTGA
- a CDS encoding TetR/AcrR family transcriptional regulator codes for MPVDRTHVLHEAAALLARKSTATMDEVARAAGIGRATLHRHFAGRNALVKALEQLGIQEFEAALDRARLEVGGAGDGLRRLIAEMEPAADLLAFLVTENQLFEGDQVNEGWARLDARVSALFRRGQDQGEFRIDLTPAWLTEALYGLIGSCAWAVMDGRVAKNDFQYMIAELLLGGARRSVEK; via the coding sequence ATGCCTGTTGACCGGACACACGTGCTGCACGAAGCCGCTGCCCTGCTCGCCCGTAAGTCCACCGCCACCATGGACGAGGTCGCCCGTGCCGCCGGTATCGGCCGTGCCACCCTGCACCGGCACTTCGCCGGGCGGAACGCGCTGGTCAAGGCGCTGGAGCAGCTCGGCATCCAGGAGTTCGAGGCCGCGCTCGACCGGGCGCGGCTCGAGGTGGGTGGGGCCGGTGACGGGCTGCGGCGGCTCATCGCCGAGATGGAGCCCGCAGCCGATCTGCTGGCCTTTCTCGTCACCGAGAACCAGCTCTTCGAGGGCGACCAGGTCAACGAAGGCTGGGCCAGGCTCGATGCCCGGGTGTCCGCGCTCTTCCGGCGTGGCCAGGATCAGGGCGAGTTCCGGATCGACCTGACGCCCGCATGGCTGACCGAGGCTCTCTACGGCCTCATCGGCAGCTGCGCCTGGGCCGTCATGGACGGCCGGGTCGCCAAGAACGACTTCCAGTACATGATCGCCGAGCTGCTGCTCGGCGGAGCACGACGGAGTGTGGAGAAATGA
- a CDS encoding argininosuccinate synthase: MTERVVLAYSGGLDTSVAIGWIAEETGAEVIAVAVDVGQGGEDLDVIRKRALACGAVEAEVADAKDEFADEYCLPAIKANALYMDRYPLVSALSRPTIVKHLVAAAKKHNAGIVAHGCTGKGNDQVRFEAGISALGPDLKCIAPVRDYAMTRDKAIAFCEEKQLPIATTKKSPYSIDQNVFGRAVETGFLEDIWNAPIEDIYEYTSNPAEPREADEVVISFKEGVPVAIDGKPVTVLQAIQQLNERAGGQGIGRIDMVEDRLVGIKSREVYEAPGAIALITAHQELENVTVERELARYKRQVEQRWGELVYDGLWFSPLKRALDGFINEANQHVTGDIRMTLHGGRAVVTGRKSEESLYDFNLATYDSGDTFDQSKAQGFIELFGLSSKIAAKRDLI, from the coding sequence GTGACCGAGCGCGTCGTACTCGCCTACTCGGGCGGTCTGGACACCTCTGTCGCCATCGGCTGGATCGCCGAGGAGACGGGCGCCGAGGTCATCGCCGTTGCCGTGGACGTCGGCCAGGGCGGCGAGGACCTGGACGTCATCCGCAAGCGCGCGCTCGCCTGCGGTGCCGTCGAGGCCGAAGTGGCGGACGCCAAGGACGAGTTCGCCGACGAGTACTGCCTTCCGGCGATCAAGGCCAACGCCCTTTACATGGACCGCTACCCGCTGGTCTCCGCCCTCTCCCGGCCGACGATCGTCAAGCACCTCGTCGCCGCCGCCAAGAAGCACAACGCGGGCATCGTCGCCCACGGCTGCACCGGCAAGGGCAACGACCAGGTCCGCTTCGAGGCCGGTATCTCCGCGCTCGGCCCGGACCTGAAGTGCATCGCCCCGGTCCGTGACTATGCGATGACCCGGGACAAGGCGATCGCCTTCTGCGAGGAGAAGCAGCTCCCGATCGCGACCACCAAGAAGTCGCCGTACTCCATCGACCAGAACGTCTTCGGGCGGGCCGTCGAGACCGGCTTCCTGGAGGACATCTGGAACGCGCCGATCGAGGACATCTACGAGTACACGTCGAACCCGGCGGAGCCGCGCGAGGCAGACGAGGTCGTCATCTCCTTCAAGGAGGGCGTCCCGGTCGCCATCGACGGCAAGCCCGTCACCGTCCTGCAGGCGATCCAGCAGCTCAACGAGCGGGCCGGCGGCCAGGGCATCGGCCGGATCGACATGGTCGAGGACCGTCTTGTCGGCATCAAGTCCCGTGAGGTGTACGAGGCGCCGGGCGCGATCGCGCTGATCACCGCGCACCAGGAGCTGGAGAACGTCACGGTCGAGCGGGAACTCGCCCGGTACAAGCGGCAGGTCGAGCAGCGCTGGGGCGAGCTGGTCTACGACGGCCTGTGGTTCTCGCCGCTGAAGCGGGCCCTGGACGGCTTCATCAACGAGGCCAACCAGCACGTCACCGGCGACATCCGGATGACCCTGCACGGCGGCCGTGCCGTCGTCACCGGCCGGAAGTCCGAGGAGTCGCTGTACGACTTCAACCTGGCGACCTACGACTCGGGTGACACGTTCGACCAGTCGAAGGCGCAGGGCTTCATCGAACTCTTCGGCCTGTCGTCGAAGATCGCCGCCAAGCGGGACCTGATCTGA
- a CDS encoding ferredoxin reductase family protein → MLQSGRAARRQTMRAIRPRRDPAVALLAVAWAGAVAVLSLWWQNTAVVHMTTAEWLIGAGRITGLLGGYMIALVVLLMARVPALERRVGSDRVTRWHAMSGRYAISLIVAHVVLTVWGYAVQARTGLVEQTVTVVVDFPEMIKAAIGTGLLLLIGFVSAGVVRRRMAYETWYYLHLLTYVAVYLTFWHQLATGAEFVANPTVRTVWYVLYGAVGALLLWYRVLSPVRLNLWHRMRVESTVDEAPGVVSVLISGRRLHRLGAEAGQFFRWRFLTKGLRWSANPYSLSAPPRPNLMRITVKAVGKHSTALSRLEPGTRIWAEGPYGAMTAGRRSRNKVLLIAGGAGITPLRALFETLPGGPGDLTLLYRASKKQDLALWDELQQIAERRDAQLMYAVNGPDGARPEITAERLKEVLPDIDAHDVYLCGPPGLAEESYQALREAGVPSRRIHHESFEM, encoded by the coding sequence ATGTTGCAGAGCGGTCGGGCCGCAAGACGCCAGACCATGCGGGCGATCCGCCCCCGGCGTGACCCGGCGGTGGCGCTGCTGGCCGTCGCCTGGGCGGGGGCGGTGGCCGTGCTGTCCCTGTGGTGGCAGAACACGGCGGTGGTGCACATGACCACAGCCGAGTGGCTGATCGGTGCCGGCAGGATCACCGGTCTGCTGGGCGGATACATGATCGCGCTGGTGGTGCTGCTGATGGCACGCGTCCCGGCGCTGGAACGGCGGGTGGGTTCCGACCGGGTGACGCGCTGGCACGCGATGAGCGGCCGCTATGCGATCAGTCTGATCGTCGCGCATGTCGTGCTGACCGTCTGGGGGTACGCCGTCCAGGCCCGTACCGGCCTCGTGGAGCAGACCGTCACCGTCGTCGTCGACTTCCCCGAAATGATCAAGGCGGCGATCGGCACCGGGCTCCTGCTGCTCATCGGCTTCGTCTCGGCCGGGGTCGTACGCCGACGGATGGCCTACGAGACGTGGTACTACCTGCACCTTCTCACCTATGTCGCGGTGTATCTGACCTTCTGGCACCAGCTGGCGACGGGTGCCGAGTTCGTGGCGAACCCGACGGTGCGCACTGTCTGGTACGTGCTGTACGGAGCGGTCGGCGCGCTGCTGCTCTGGTACCGCGTCCTCTCCCCCGTGCGGCTCAACCTCTGGCACCGGATGCGGGTCGAGTCGACCGTGGACGAGGCACCCGGTGTGGTCTCCGTGCTGATCAGCGGGCGACGGCTGCACCGGCTCGGCGCCGAGGCTGGTCAGTTCTTCCGCTGGCGGTTCCTCACCAAGGGGCTGCGCTGGAGTGCCAATCCGTACTCGCTCTCCGCCCCGCCGCGGCCCAATCTGATGCGTATCACCGTCAAGGCGGTCGGCAAGCACAGCACGGCCCTCTCCCGGCTGGAGCCGGGGACGCGGATCTGGGCGGAGGGCCCGTACGGAGCCATGACCGCCGGCCGTCGGAGCCGCAACAAGGTACTGCTGATCGCGGGCGGCGCCGGAATCACCCCGCTGCGGGCACTGTTCGAGACGCTGCCCGGCGGCCCCGGCGACCTGACGCTGCTCTACCGGGCCAGCAAGAAGCAGGACCTTGCGCTCTGGGACGAGCTCCAGCAGATCGCCGAGCGCCGGGACGCACAGCTGATGTACGCCGTGAACGGTCCTGACGGGGCACGGCCCGAGATCACCGCCGAGCGGCTGAAGGAAGTGCTGCCCGACATCGACGCGCACGACGTCTATCTCTGCGGGCCGCCCGGTCTCGCCGAGGAGTCGTACCAGGCACTGCGCGAAGCAGGAGTGCCGTCCCGCCGGATCCACCACGAGTCCTTCGAGATGTGA
- a CDS encoding FMN-binding protein — MIGVAATASSVVLLLALKQPGNTVAEASSQAGSQVPPAGSASAGNGAVAAGGETVLGDVAATQYGDVQVQLTLSGGRITGAQAVKAPSADAKSRQIAAGAIPKLNQAVMTAQSAQIDAVSGASYTSEGYIKSLQSALDKAGAAGAVGSGAGDSGSDGSGAQAGAQPGAGDSGSGAASGSGSDSDSGSGSGSGSGGAPAAKTVLGDVADTQYGPVQVRITVSGGKVTAADAVKAPDSDANSRQIAAGAVPKLNQAAVKAQSAQIDAVSGASYTSEGYIKSLQSALDKAGL; from the coding sequence ATGATCGGCGTCGCCGCCACCGCGTCCAGTGTCGTCCTGCTGCTCGCACTGAAGCAGCCGGGGAACACCGTGGCCGAGGCGTCGTCGCAGGCAGGCTCCCAGGTTCCGCCCGCCGGCTCGGCGTCCGCCGGGAACGGGGCCGTGGCCGCGGGGGGAGAGACAGTGCTCGGTGACGTGGCCGCCACGCAGTACGGCGACGTCCAGGTCCAACTCACCCTCAGCGGCGGCAGAATCACCGGGGCGCAGGCGGTGAAGGCGCCCAGCGCCGACGCCAAGAGCCGGCAGATCGCCGCGGGCGCGATCCCCAAGCTCAACCAGGCCGTGATGACGGCGCAGAGCGCACAGATCGACGCGGTCTCCGGGGCCAGTTACACCAGCGAGGGCTACATCAAGTCCCTGCAGAGCGCGCTCGACAAGGCCGGGGCCGCGGGGGCGGTGGGCTCCGGTGCCGGGGATTCCGGCAGCGACGGGTCCGGCGCGCAGGCCGGGGCACAGCCCGGGGCAGGGGACTCGGGTTCGGGTGCGGCGTCGGGCTCCGGCTCGGACTCGGACTCCGGCTCCGGCTCGGGTTCCGGCTCCGGTGGCGCCCCGGCGGCGAAGACCGTCCTCGGCGACGTGGCCGACACCCAGTACGGCCCGGTGCAGGTCCGGATCACGGTCAGTGGCGGCAAGGTCACCGCGGCCGACGCCGTCAAGGCACCCGACTCCGACGCCAACAGCCGACAGATCGCGGCGGGCGCTGTGCCCAAACTGAACCAGGCAGCGGTCAAGGCACAGAGCGCGCAGATCGACGCGGTCTCCGGCGCCAGCTACACGAGCGAGGGCTACATCAAGTCCCTGCAGAGCGCGCTCGACAAGGCGGGCCTGTGA
- a CDS encoding pyridoxamine 5'-phosphate oxidase family protein — translation MGKIYERIDGRLRTFIEEQQMFFTATAPLGGDGTINLSPKGLTGSFAVLDEQTVAYLDFAGSNAETIAHLRENGRITLMWCAFQGPPNIVRVHGRGEPVFRDDPRFKELLASFPDIDPTRHGLRAIIVVTAELVRDTCGYAVPFMTYDEDRDLHARRFEREDDESLDSYFHKKEHIASSIDGLPGLPLPLPPTP, via the coding sequence ATGGGAAAGATCTATGAGCGGATAGACGGCCGACTGCGCACCTTCATCGAAGAGCAGCAGATGTTCTTCACCGCCACCGCACCACTCGGCGGTGACGGCACGATCAACCTCTCCCCCAAGGGCCTCACCGGCTCCTTCGCGGTCCTCGACGAGCAGACCGTGGCCTACCTCGACTTCGCCGGCAGCAACGCCGAGACCATCGCCCACCTCCGGGAGAACGGCCGCATCACCCTGATGTGGTGCGCCTTCCAGGGGCCGCCGAACATCGTGCGCGTGCACGGCCGCGGTGAGCCCGTCTTCCGAGACGACCCGCGCTTCAAGGAACTCCTCGCCAGCTTCCCCGACATCGATCCGACCAGGCACGGGCTGCGCGCGATCATCGTGGTGACAGCCGAACTCGTCCGCGACACCTGCGGATACGCAGTGCCCTTCATGACGTACGACGAGGACCGGGATCTGCACGCCAGGCGGTTCGAGCGCGAGGACGACGAGAGTCTCGACAGCTACTTCCACAAGAAGGAGCACATCGCCAGCAGCATCGACGGGCTCCCGGGGCTGCCGCTTCCGCTGCCGCCGACGCCCTGA